A stretch of the Nitratifractor salsuginis DSM 16511 genome encodes the following:
- a CDS encoding thioredoxin domain-containing protein, with the protein MSNRLIHEQSPYLRQHAENPVDWYPWGDEAFEKARREDKPIFLSIGYSACHWCHVMERESFENPELAKLLNEHFVSIKVDREERPDIDKHFQEVFVTMNGRAGGWPLSIFMTPEKIPFYSATYIPPEPRYGMMGFGELLETIAAKYAKDRETLIEKGREVLEFIKPKDKIQATRIDAQLESIVLKQIKQVYEPNFGGFGGAPKFPHASTLRLALAMLQLRDDKELERIVRHTLESMALGGLYDLVDGGFCRYSTDEKWLVPHFEKMTYDNALLAEVYAKAAAVFENEDYWQIARETLDFMLERMMEGNLFFSASDADSEGEEGEYFVYDYAEAVEAFARAGITEPELAARKLGMSPEGNFEGKNIPRLSAFQERNDPQLNKALKVLKELRAKRCYPFIDRKIQSSWNAMMIRALFVAGRREPRYLEQAKRSLEALEGKMTAGVWIFHSALIDMEPKIEGFLEDYAWWISALLEGYRSTLDERYLIRATELGNEAIRRFYDRGRWRIDDGEFREVCEDTDTGYPSALAVMTEALLGIRALIDPVYDKFIARTLEVHSYQLMRQPIARPTLAEAAIRHLRDDLIVKGALERLRPHIPEIDGIGYPWFWLRTAFESGYMLCGTRNCFANEESFEMIRKAVSYWVNEELGMRNEEPNNRITE; encoded by the coding sequence ATGAGTAACCGTTTGATCCACGAGCAGTCCCCCTACCTGCGGCAGCACGCCGAGAATCCTGTGGATTGGTATCCCTGGGGGGATGAGGCCTTTGAAAAAGCAAGGCGGGAGGATAAGCCGATCTTCCTCTCCATCGGTTACAGTGCCTGCCACTGGTGTCACGTGATGGAGCGGGAGAGTTTCGAAAATCCCGAGCTGGCAAAGCTGCTCAATGAACATTTTGTCTCCATCAAAGTGGACCGGGAGGAACGCCCCGATATCGACAAGCACTTTCAGGAGGTCTTCGTGACGATGAACGGCAGGGCCGGGGGGTGGCCGCTGAGTATTTTTATGACGCCGGAGAAAATTCCTTTCTACTCGGCGACCTATATTCCCCCCGAGCCCCGCTACGGGATGATGGGATTTGGGGAGCTGCTGGAGACCATCGCCGCCAAATATGCCAAGGATCGCGAAACCCTCATCGAGAAGGGGCGGGAAGTCCTGGAGTTCATCAAACCCAAGGATAAGATCCAGGCGACCCGGATCGACGCTCAGCTCGAGTCGATCGTGCTCAAGCAGATCAAACAGGTCTATGAACCGAACTTCGGTGGCTTCGGCGGTGCGCCAAAATTCCCCCACGCTTCGACCCTGCGCCTGGCCCTGGCGATGCTGCAGCTGCGCGATGATAAGGAGCTGGAGCGTATCGTGCGTCATACCCTGGAGAGTATGGCGTTGGGCGGGCTCTACGACCTGGTCGACGGAGGTTTTTGCCGCTACAGCACCGACGAGAAGTGGCTGGTGCCCCATTTCGAGAAGATGACTTATGACAATGCTCTGCTGGCGGAGGTCTATGCTAAAGCGGCCGCTGTCTTTGAAAACGAGGATTATTGGCAAATCGCCCGGGAGACTTTGGACTTTATGCTGGAGCGGATGATGGAGGGGAATCTCTTTTTCTCCGCCAGCGATGCCGACAGTGAGGGAGAGGAGGGCGAATACTTCGTCTACGACTATGCCGAAGCGGTGGAAGCCTTTGCCCGGGCGGGGATCACGGAGCCGGAGCTTGCGGCCCGGAAGTTGGGGATGAGCCCGGAGGGGAATTTCGAAGGGAAAAACATCCCGCGTTTAAGCGCTTTTCAAGAGCGTAACGATCCTCAGCTCAACAAGGCCCTGAAGGTTTTGAAAGAGCTCAGAGCGAAGCGTTGCTATCCCTTTATCGACCGCAAGATTCAGAGCTCCTGGAACGCGATGATGATCCGCGCGCTTTTCGTGGCGGGACGTCGGGAGCCGCGTTACCTGGAGCAGGCGAAACGCAGCCTAGAGGCGTTGGAGGGGAAAATGACTGCAGGCGTGTGGATCTTCCACTCGGCCCTTATCGATATGGAGCCGAAGATCGAGGGCTTTTTGGAAGATTACGCCTGGTGGATCAGCGCCCTGCTGGAGGGGTACCGCAGCACCCTGGATGAGCGTTATCTGATCCGAGCTACGGAGCTGGGCAACGAGGCGATCCGCCGCTTCTACGACCGGGGGCGCTGGCGGATCGACGACGGGGAGTTCCGGGAGGTCTGTGAGGATACCGATACGGGCTACCCCTCGGCCCTGGCGGTGATGACGGAGGCCCTGCTGGGGATTCGGGCCCTCATCGACCCGGTCTACGACAAATTCATCGCCCGGACCCTGGAGGTCCACTCCTATCAGCTGATGCGCCAACCCATCGCCCGGCCTACGCTGGCAGAGGCGGCTATCCGCCATTTGCGCGACGACTTGATCGTCAAAGGGGCCCTAGAGCGGCTCCGCCCCCATATCCCCGAGATCGACGGTATCGGATATCCCTGGTTCTGGCTCCGAACCGCCTTTGAGAGCGGCTATATGCTCTGCGGAACCCGGAACTGCTTTGCCAATGAGGAGAGCTTCGAAATGATCCGCAAAGCGGTGAGCTACTGGGTGAATGAGGAATTAGGAATGAGGAATGAGGAACCGAATAACCGAATAACAGAGTAA
- the truA gene encoding tRNA pseudouridine(38-40) synthase TruA, with the protein MQRIKAVIAYDGSAFEGFQRQKRTPRTVQGALERALASLGIGTPIVGSGRTDAGVHATGQVIHFDLPPHWAKQPLDELQIHLNRRLDAIRFKHLTPVPADFHARYDAKERIYRYIFRREPSIFERKYVAGLAIADEAKLSEALKTFQGRHDFSHFLKTGSETAHNIRTITRAYFLRRGKYGYIYFHADGFLRAQVRMMVHAAAAVANGELSLEQLKEQLELGKRYTTRLAPPEGLYLARVIY; encoded by the coding sequence ATGCAGCGGATCAAAGCGGTCATCGCCTACGACGGATCGGCCTTCGAGGGATTTCAGCGCCAGAAGCGCACGCCCCGCACCGTACAGGGGGCTCTGGAGCGGGCCCTGGCTTCACTGGGGATCGGTACTCCCATCGTTGGGAGCGGTCGCACCGACGCCGGCGTCCACGCCACGGGACAGGTGATCCACTTCGACCTCCCTCCTCACTGGGCGAAACAACCCCTGGATGAACTGCAGATCCACCTCAATCGGCGCCTCGACGCCATCCGCTTCAAGCACCTCACCCCCGTTCCGGCCGATTTCCATGCCCGTTACGACGCCAAAGAGCGGATCTACCGCTACATTTTCCGCCGAGAACCCTCTATTTTCGAGCGAAAGTATGTCGCCGGACTCGCCATTGCCGACGAAGCAAAACTCAGTGAAGCCCTGAAAACTTTCCAGGGACGCCACGACTTCAGCCACTTTCTCAAAACCGGCTCCGAAACCGCCCACAACATCCGCACGATCACCCGGGCCTATTTTCTCCGGAGGGGAAAATACGGCTACATCTACTTCCACGCCGACGGATTTCTCCGGGCGCAGGTACGGATGATGGTCCACGCCGCCGCAGCCGTCGCCAACGGTGAACTGAGCCTGGAACAGCTCAAAGAACAACTTGAGCTCGGTAAGCGATACACCACCCGTTTAGCCCCTCCAGAGGGGCTCTATCTGGCAAGAGTGATCTATTGA
- a CDS encoding LptF/LptG family permease, with product MGKTRRYILWSFAKAYLLVFLPFLLVVSLIFVIQLSILSSRVNLEFRELVQLFGYMLPEIFFYTVPLSLIAALANTFTRFSEENEFIALFSLGHTPGKVLRFMIPTLLLFTALLLVLSVMLYPQMKQKLNHFKRQKIAEATLNISPNKLSQNFGSYHVFVESKDANDTYRNMVLFNQGTKGAYQLFIAREGRVANDGKRFTLTLRNGTGETSDPKKVENLHYRELDIYQYPRNVYQSIVTSREYWKKALHDKGRRGKLLYLIFVSLTPILAFGIIAALTFYNPRYQRSLSIAVIFITALAVYLPAAILQKSGSVPLFIALVIFLLALGIFLLRRRVLRSF from the coding sequence ATGGGTAAAACACGGCGCTATATCCTCTGGTCTTTCGCCAAAGCCTATCTCCTGGTCTTCCTCCCCTTTTTGCTGGTGGTTTCCCTGATCTTCGTCATTCAGCTCTCCATCCTCTCCTCCCGGGTCAACCTGGAGTTTAGGGAGCTGGTGCAGCTTTTTGGCTATATGCTTCCGGAGATCTTCTTCTACACCGTTCCCCTCTCCCTGATCGCCGCCCTGGCCAATACCTTCACCCGTTTCTCCGAGGAGAACGAGTTCATCGCCCTCTTCTCCCTGGGCCATACCCCCGGGAAGGTGCTTCGCTTTATGATCCCGACGCTCCTGCTCTTTACCGCCCTGCTTTTGGTCCTCTCCGTGATGCTCTACCCTCAGATGAAGCAGAAGCTCAACCACTTCAAGCGCCAGAAGATCGCCGAAGCCACCCTCAATATCTCCCCCAACAAACTCAGCCAGAATTTCGGCAGCTACCACGTCTTCGTCGAGAGCAAAGACGCCAACGACACCTATCGGAATATGGTTCTCTTCAACCAGGGCACCAAGGGGGCCTACCAGCTCTTCATCGCCCGGGAAGGAAGAGTGGCCAACGACGGCAAGCGCTTTACCCTGACCCTGCGCAACGGCACGGGGGAGACCAGCGACCCCAAAAAGGTCGAGAACCTTCATTACCGGGAGCTCGATATCTATCAATATCCCCGCAACGTCTATCAGAGCATCGTCACGAGCCGAGAGTATTGGAAAAAGGCGTTGCACGACAAGGGGCGACGGGGGAAACTTCTCTATCTGATTTTCGTTTCGCTGACACCCATCCTCGCTTTTGGGATCATCGCCGCTTTGACCTTTTACAATCCCCGCTATCAGCGCAGCCTCTCGATCGCGGTGATCTTCATTACCGCCCTGGCCGTCTACCTGCCGGCGGCGATCCTCCAAAAGAGCGGTAGCGTTCCTCTTTTTATCGCCCTGGTCATCTTCCTGCTGGCTCTGGGGATCTTCCTGCTGCGCCGCAGGGTGCTCAGGAGCTTCTGA
- a CDS encoding prepilin peptidase — MTGIFLGAAAAFILGLLVGSFLNVVIYRTPRGENIAWPGSHCPKCGESLHWYHNVPLLSWIALRGRCAFCREPISARYPLVELLNALLWTALYFKLAPQLQQPGLPAILYFLFIAATFSALLALSMIDFEYFAVPDSVNFFALVTALLAAAAHAWQLGDWEVLVTALRDAALAAGGLWLLAWLLGKALKKEAMGGADVIVAGTMAALLGLPGFFIALFLSAILAILPSLLAKDTMIPFVPFLSLGTLILYLFDKPIYRLLEQLIYG; from the coding sequence ATGACGGGAATCTTTTTGGGCGCTGCGGCGGCCTTCATCCTCGGGCTCCTGGTGGGCTCCTTTCTCAACGTGGTGATCTACCGCACTCCCCGGGGGGAGAATATCGCCTGGCCCGGTTCCCACTGCCCCAAATGCGGCGAGAGCCTGCACTGGTATCACAATGTCCCCCTGCTCTCCTGGATCGCCCTGCGGGGGCGCTGCGCCTTTTGCCGTGAGCCGATCAGTGCCCGCTACCCCCTGGTGGAATTGCTCAATGCCCTGCTCTGGACGGCCCTCTACTTCAAGCTCGCCCCCCAGCTGCAGCAACCCGGTCTCCCCGCGATCCTCTATTTTCTCTTCATCGCGGCAACCTTTTCGGCCCTGCTGGCTCTGAGTATGATCGACTTCGAGTATTTCGCTGTCCCCGATTCGGTCAACTTTTTCGCCCTCGTCACGGCCCTGCTGGCGGCGGCGGCCCACGCCTGGCAGCTGGGCGATTGGGAGGTTCTTGTCACGGCCCTTCGGGATGCAGCACTTGCCGCCGGAGGGCTCTGGCTCTTGGCCTGGCTGCTTGGCAAAGCCCTCAAAAAAGAGGCGATGGGCGGTGCCGATGTGATCGTGGCCGGAACGATGGCGGCCCTACTCGGGCTTCCCGGATTTTTCATCGCCCTCTTTCTCTCGGCAATCCTGGCGATCCTTCCCTCCCTGCTCGCCAAAGATACGATGATCCCCTTCGTGCCCTTTCTCTCCCTGGGAACCCTGATCCTCTATCTCTTCGACAAACCGATCTATCGGCTTTTGGAGCAGCTCATCTATGGGTAA
- the uppS gene encoding polyprenyl diphosphate synthase has translation MSNTLRHLAIIMDGNGRWAAERGLRRTKGHEAGVETVRRVTEYCAKEPEIETLTLYAFSTENWKRPKMEVDYLMHLLEKYIRQEQEHYMEHGIRFETIGDLSPFGSKLRQTLEATRELTRNNRRLTQILALNYGGRDEIVRSVRRCLAAGEEPSEENISRHLDTPYTDVDLLIRTSGEQRLSNFLLWQLSYTELAFTPTYWPDFSVEELQSIIDDFKNRNRKFGGI, from the coding sequence ATGAGTAACACCCTCCGACATCTCGCCATCATTATGGACGGCAACGGACGCTGGGCGGCCGAGCGGGGCCTGCGCCGCACCAAGGGCCACGAAGCGGGGGTCGAAACGGTTCGACGTGTCACCGAGTACTGCGCCAAGGAGCCGGAGATCGAGACACTGACTCTCTATGCTTTCAGCACCGAGAATTGGAAACGCCCCAAGATGGAAGTGGACTACCTGATGCACCTGCTCGAAAAGTATATCCGCCAGGAGCAGGAGCACTATATGGAGCACGGGATCCGTTTCGAAACCATCGGGGATCTGAGCCCCTTCGGCTCCAAACTGCGCCAAACCCTCGAAGCGACCCGGGAGCTGACGCGGAACAACCGCCGCCTCACCCAGATCCTGGCTCTCAACTACGGAGGGCGGGATGAGATCGTCCGCAGTGTCCGGCGCTGCCTCGCAGCGGGCGAAGAGCCAAGCGAAGAGAACATCAGCCGCCATCTGGACACTCCGTATACGGATGTCGATCTGTTGATCCGCACCAGCGGGGAGCAGCGGCTGAGCAATTTTCTGCTTTGGCAGCTCAGCTACACGGAACTGGCCTTTACCCCGACCTACTGGCCCGACTTTTCCGTCGAAGAGCTCCAAAGCATCATCGATGATTTCAAAAACAGAAACCGTAAATTCGGAGGCATTTAA
- the coaBC gene encoding bifunctional phosphopantothenoylcysteine decarboxylase/phosphopantothenate--cysteine ligase CoaBC yields MTPKVDLQGRRILLGVSGSIAAYKACDVARLFIKAGAEVQVVMTPAAERFVSPLTFEALTRRPVLTESTESWSGPLNHIDVGKWAEAFIIAPATANTLNKLSKGIADNLLLQSALAYAGPLLVAPAANTQMLRSHYTEGSLKMLKVNDVTVIEPAEKLLACGDEGSGALAEPLEIFYQGARALLRDPFWQDRKAVVTGGGTREAIDPVRYIGNRSSGKMADALATALWLRGADVCYLRTVANEGLPQKVYTIDVESAEEMGEYLVDCIRVAKKGVMSKPSMNNPNPVGMVQKTPYLFMAAAVSDYRPRFPQEGKLKKNTLGETWTLELVRNPDLLASLDKSGIVSVAFKAETDSEAGRENARKLLEEKGVDAVCYNHVGEGKGFGKDENAVTFITADEETELHTAPKSELAFSILEQAKRLAADE; encoded by the coding sequence ATGACCCCCAAAGTCGATCTCCAGGGACGCCGCATCCTCCTGGGCGTCAGCGGCTCCATCGCCGCTTATAAAGCCTGTGACGTAGCGAGGCTCTTCATCAAAGCCGGAGCTGAGGTGCAGGTGGTGATGACCCCCGCCGCCGAGCGCTTCGTCTCCCCGCTCACCTTCGAAGCCCTTACCCGCCGCCCCGTGCTCACCGAATCTACCGAGAGCTGGAGCGGCCCACTCAACCATATCGACGTGGGCAAATGGGCCGAAGCCTTCATCATCGCACCCGCCACCGCCAACACCCTCAACAAGCTCTCCAAAGGGATCGCCGACAACCTGCTGCTCCAGAGCGCCCTGGCCTACGCCGGGCCCCTCCTGGTGGCCCCCGCGGCCAATACCCAAATGCTCCGCAGCCACTACACCGAAGGCTCCCTCAAAATGCTCAAGGTCAACGACGTCACCGTCATCGAACCCGCCGAAAAGCTCCTCGCCTGCGGTGACGAAGGCAGCGGCGCCCTGGCCGAGCCTCTGGAGATCTTTTACCAGGGGGCGCGGGCCCTGCTGCGTGATCCTTTTTGGCAGGACCGCAAAGCGGTCGTCACCGGCGGCGGCACCCGGGAAGCGATCGACCCCGTGCGCTACATCGGCAACCGCTCCAGCGGCAAAATGGCCGACGCCCTGGCGACCGCCCTCTGGCTCCGGGGCGCCGATGTCTGCTACCTGCGCACCGTCGCCAACGAGGGTCTGCCCCAAAAGGTCTACACCATCGATGTGGAGAGCGCCGAAGAGATGGGCGAATACCTCGTCGACTGCATCCGGGTCGCCAAAAAAGGGGTGATGAGCAAACCCAGTATGAACAACCCCAACCCCGTCGGAATGGTCCAAAAGACCCCCTACCTCTTTATGGCGGCGGCAGTCAGCGACTACCGCCCCCGCTTCCCCCAGGAGGGCAAACTCAAAAAGAATACTCTCGGGGAGACTTGGACGCTGGAGCTGGTCCGCAACCCCGACCTTCTCGCTTCTCTGGACAAAAGCGGGATCGTCTCCGTCGCTTTCAAAGCCGAGACCGACAGCGAAGCGGGCAGGGAGAACGCCCGCAAACTCCTGGAGGAAAAAGGGGTCGATGCGGTTTGCTACAACCACGTCGGCGAAGGCAAAGGCTTCGGCAAAGATGAGAACGCCGTCACTTTCATCACGGCGGATGAGGAGACAGAGCTGCATACCGCCCCCAAATCGGAGCTGGCCTTCAGCATCCTCGAGCAGGCGAAGAGGCTGGCAGCCGATGAGTAA
- the glmU gene encoding bifunctional UDP-N-acetylglucosamine diphosphorylase/glucosamine-1-phosphate N-acetyltransferase GlmU gives MSVSIVILAAGKGTRMKSKTPKVLHTISGKPMLFHALDAAVKISDDVTVVLHHQFDRVKEAIESEYKKIKIHRQDAENYPGTGGALRGIDYRHDRVLILNGDMPLVTTSSLLRLVDAGGDIAMSVIDVEDPSGYGRVVIEKGEVKEIVEEKDCSPEQRLIQTVNAGVYCVKRELLERYIPALSNDNAQQEYYLTDIVKMAVEEGRHVKPVFVEEEEFKGVNSRVDLAHAEEIMQRRIRRYWMLEGVTMRLPETIYIDCRAEFLGECELESGVQIHGRCRIENAHIKAHSVIEDSVIRDGDVGPMARIRPGSNLSHTHIGNFVEVKKSILKGVKAGHLSYLGDSEIDEGTNIGAGTITCNYDGKAKYKTIIGKNVFIGSDTQLVAPVTVEDESIIAAGSTVTRDVPSGALAISRTPLKIVEGFYRKFFNKGRA, from the coding sequence ATGTCTGTCAGTATCGTGATCCTCGCCGCGGGCAAGGGAACCCGAATGAAATCGAAGACCCCGAAAGTCCTCCACACCATCAGCGGGAAACCGATGCTCTTTCACGCCCTGGATGCCGCGGTGAAGATCAGCGACGATGTCACGGTCGTGCTTCACCATCAATTTGACCGGGTCAAAGAGGCGATCGAAAGCGAATACAAAAAGATCAAGATCCACCGTCAGGATGCCGAGAATTATCCCGGCACGGGCGGAGCCCTCCGGGGGATCGACTACCGGCACGATCGGGTGCTGATCCTCAACGGCGATATGCCTCTGGTGACCACCAGCTCCCTGCTCCGCCTCGTCGATGCCGGCGGAGATATCGCGATGAGTGTCATCGACGTGGAGGACCCCAGCGGCTACGGACGGGTCGTCATCGAAAAAGGCGAAGTCAAAGAGATCGTCGAAGAGAAGGACTGCAGCCCCGAACAGCGCCTCATCCAGACCGTCAATGCCGGGGTCTACTGCGTCAAACGCGAACTGTTGGAGCGCTATATCCCCGCCCTTTCCAATGACAATGCCCAACAGGAATACTACCTCACCGACATCGTCAAAATGGCGGTCGAAGAGGGACGCCACGTCAAGCCGGTCTTCGTCGAAGAGGAGGAGTTCAAGGGGGTCAACTCCCGAGTGGACCTGGCCCATGCCGAGGAGATCATGCAGCGGCGCATCCGGCGCTACTGGATGCTGGAGGGGGTCACAATGCGCCTGCCCGAGACGATCTATATCGACTGCCGGGCGGAGTTCCTCGGGGAGTGCGAGCTCGAAAGCGGTGTGCAGATCCACGGCCGCTGCCGCATCGAAAATGCCCACATCAAAGCCCACAGCGTCATCGAGGATTCCGTGATCCGTGACGGCGACGTGGGGCCTATGGCCCGTATCCGCCCAGGATCGAACCTTTCGCATACCCATATCGGCAACTTCGTCGAAGTCAAAAAGTCCATCCTCAAGGGGGTCAAAGCGGGCCACCTGAGCTACCTGGGCGACAGCGAGATCGACGAAGGTACCAACATCGGCGCCGGCACTATCACCTGTAATTACGACGGCAAAGCCAAATACAAGACCATCATCGGCAAAAACGTCTTCATCGGCAGCGACACCCAACTGGTCGCCCCCGTGACCGTGGAGGATGAGAGCATCATCGCCGCGGGCAGCACCGTCACCCGGGATGTTCCCTCGGGGGCTCTGGCCATCAGCCGCACTCCTCTCAAGATCGTCGAAGGCTTCTACCGCAAATTTTTCAACAAAGGCCGCGCATGA
- the trmA gene encoding tRNA (uridine(54)-C5)-methyltransferase TrmA translates to MKCRHFGACGSCTLYKLDYEKQLERKAERLRGLLAPFYDGEIERFASPDSHYRARAEFRIWHEGGRADYAMGNLSKDGNVIIEECPKVIRPVEERMEPLLEAVNASPVLSRKLFGVEFLAATTGECLITMLYHRPLDESWAREARALEEQLNASIIGRARKQKVVLSREFVTEELEIDSKKYKYRHYEGGFTQPNPYVNTRMIAWARERAAEAGGGDLLEAYCGLGNFTIPLAENFSKVLATEISKNSIKAAKENCALNGVENIEFVRLSSEEMTSALRKERQFNRLKGINIDEYDFKCVLVDPPRAGLDEATRELITTFENIIYISCNPETLARDLERLSQSHEVHAAASFDQFPHTEHLESGVFLQRRQINP, encoded by the coding sequence GTGAAATGCAGACATTTCGGAGCCTGCGGCAGTTGCACGCTCTACAAATTGGACTATGAAAAGCAGTTGGAGCGCAAAGCAGAGAGGCTGCGGGGGCTTTTGGCCCCTTTTTATGATGGCGAAATAGAGCGCTTTGCCTCCCCAGACTCCCATTACCGGGCCAGGGCGGAGTTTCGTATCTGGCACGAGGGCGGCCGGGCCGACTACGCGATGGGCAATCTGAGCAAGGACGGCAATGTCATTATAGAAGAGTGCCCCAAAGTGATCCGCCCCGTCGAAGAGCGAATGGAGCCGTTGCTGGAGGCGGTCAACGCTTCGCCGGTGCTTTCACGCAAGCTCTTCGGTGTGGAGTTCCTGGCCGCGACGACGGGGGAGTGCCTGATCACGATGCTCTATCATCGTCCGCTGGACGAGAGTTGGGCACGGGAAGCCAGGGCCCTGGAGGAGCAGCTCAACGCTTCGATTATCGGTCGGGCCCGCAAACAGAAGGTCGTCCTCTCCCGGGAGTTTGTCACCGAGGAGCTGGAGATTGATAGTAAAAAATATAAATATCGCCACTACGAGGGGGGATTCACCCAGCCCAACCCCTACGTCAATACCAGGATGATCGCCTGGGCCAGGGAGCGGGCCGCCGAAGCGGGGGGAGGGGATCTGCTGGAAGCCTACTGCGGGTTGGGGAATTTCACCATCCCTTTGGCGGAGAATTTCTCCAAGGTCCTGGCGACGGAGATCAGCAAAAACTCCATCAAAGCCGCCAAAGAGAACTGTGCCCTCAACGGGGTGGAGAATATCGAGTTTGTCCGCCTCAGCTCCGAGGAGATGACTTCTGCCCTACGCAAAGAACGGCAATTTAACCGCCTGAAGGGAATCAATATTGATGAATATGATTTCAAATGCGTCCTAGTAGACCCTCCCCGCGCCGGGTTGGACGAAGCGACACGGGAGTTGATCACCACATTTGAAAATATCATCTACATCTCCTGCAACCCCGAGACCCTGGCACGGGACCTCGAGCGGTTGAGCCAAAGCCACGAAGTGCATGCCGCGGCGAGCTTCGACCAGTTTCCCCACACGGAGCATTTGGAGAGTGGGGTCTTTTTGCAGAGGAGGCAGATCAATCCTTGA
- a CDS encoding type II toxin-antitoxin system prevent-host-death family antitoxin encodes MTEVLANYTADISELKQNPCELIKRAEGQAVAILHHNRPSAYLLPAELYEQMIDILEDYALTQELKKRLNDEEKPITVKLDEL; translated from the coding sequence ATGACTGAAGTATTAGCCAATTACACAGCGGACATTTCAGAATTGAAACAGAATCCCTGTGAGCTGATCAAAAGGGCTGAGGGACAGGCCGTGGCGATTTTGCACCACAACAGACCCAGCGCTTATCTTCTCCCTGCTGAACTTTATGAACAAATGATAGATATTCTGGAGGATTATGCTTTGACCCAGGAGCTTAAGAAGCGCTTGAACGATGAAGAAAAACCAATAACAGTAAAACTCGATGAACTATGA
- the truD gene encoding tRNA pseudouridine(13) synthase TruD: protein MNKEQSKIQNPKSKISNPWLFPTAQKNDFVFTPSPRDFTVKEIPLYEFSGEGEHLIVQVRKKGFSTWELTDRLSNRLGIPRRQIGYAGLKDKHALTTQYLSLPAACEKSLEGMELEGVKILDVTRHDNKLRVGHLKGNRFRLRFKKVLGVQKEKIDSVLDWIERWGMPNYFGLQRFGTEGNNWQEGLALVEGRLKIRERKMREFLISAYQSRLFNDWLSRRIGLSRLLEEFGEREVETIEKLPAGSLSGVKKQEHFFKILSGDLMMHYPYGRLFPAEDLDSEAAKFAAKDRAPTGLLPGRKVKRAEGTARLIEELYDGKRISEQGSRRYAWVFPSEIHRRYVPEKAHYELSFTLPKGSYATVLVAMLKGKWNEE, encoded by the coding sequence TTGAACAAAGAACAATCCAAAATCCAAAATCCAAAATCCAAAATCTCCAATCCCTGGCTCTTCCCCACCGCCCAGAAAAACGACTTCGTTTTCACCCCCTCTCCCAGGGATTTCACCGTCAAAGAAATTCCCCTTTATGAGTTTTCAGGCGAAGGGGAGCACCTGATCGTGCAGGTGCGCAAGAAGGGGTTCTCGACCTGGGAGTTGACCGACCGGCTGAGCAACCGTCTGGGTATTCCCAGGCGGCAGATCGGCTATGCGGGGCTCAAGGACAAGCACGCCTTGACCACTCAGTATCTCTCTTTACCCGCCGCTTGTGAAAAGTCGTTGGAAGGAATGGAACTGGAAGGGGTGAAAATCCTCGACGTGACCCGTCACGACAACAAGCTCAGGGTCGGGCATCTCAAAGGCAACCGCTTCCGCCTGCGTTTCAAAAAGGTTTTGGGGGTGCAGAAGGAGAAGATCGACTCCGTGCTCGATTGGATCGAGCGCTGGGGGATGCCCAACTACTTCGGCCTCCAGCGATTCGGCACCGAAGGGAACAATTGGCAGGAGGGCCTGGCGCTGGTAGAGGGACGCTTGAAGATCCGCGAGCGCAAAATGCGGGAGTTCCTCATCAGTGCCTATCAGAGCAGGCTCTTCAACGATTGGTTGAGCCGGCGTATCGGGCTGAGCCGGTTGCTGGAAGAGTTTGGCGAACGGGAGGTAGAAACGATCGAGAAACTTCCCGCCGGATCGCTCTCAGGGGTCAAAAAACAGGAGCACTTTTTCAAAATCCTCTCGGGGGATCTGATGATGCACTATCCCTATGGCAGGCTCTTCCCGGCCGAGGATCTCGACTCCGAAGCGGCAAAGTTCGCCGCCAAAGACCGGGCTCCCACCGGTCTGCTGCCCGGTCGGAAGGTCAAGCGGGCCGAAGGGACTGCCCGGTTGATCGAAGAGCTTTATGACGGCAAGAGGATTTCGGAGCAGGGGAGCCGCCGATATGCGTGGGTCTTTCCATCGGAGATCCACCGCCGCTATGTGCCGGAGAAGGCGCATTATGAGCTGAGCTTCACACTGCCGAAAGGGAGCTATGCGACGGTGCTGGTGGCGATGCTGAAAGGGAAATGGAATGAGGAGTGA